The DNA region ACTTATCGCAGGTTTCGACGGCGGTACGGGTGCATCCCCAATGTCTTCAATCCGTCATACTGGTCTTCCTTGGGAACTTGGTTTGGCAGAAACGCACCAAACGCTACTGAAGAACGGTCTGCGTAACCGTATCGTGGTTCAAGCGGACGGTCAGATGAAGACACCTCGCGACCTTGCAGTGGCAACACTACTTGGTGCAGAAGAATGGGGCGTAGCAACCGCAGCATTGGTGGTTGAAGGTTGTATCATGATGCGTAAGTGTCATAAGAACACCTGTCCTGTTGGTATCGCAACTCAGAACAAGACACTTCGCGAACGCTTTGATGGTCGCGTAGAGGACGTCGTAACCTTCTTCCAGTACATGGCACAAGGTCTGCGTGAAATCATGGCTGAACTTGGCTTCCGCACCATCGATGAGATGGTCGGTCAAGGTCAGAAACTTAAGATTCGCCAAGACGTTTCTCATTGGAAATACAAGAACCTCGACTTGTCTCCTGTTCTCCACGTTGAGCAAGCTCGTGAAGCAGATGGTGTATTTAACCAAGCAAAACAGAACCACAACTTAGAAGCGGTTCTGGACCGTAAACTGATTCAAGCCGCAATTCCTGCACTTGAGAAAGGCGAAGCGGTGACAGCCGAATTCCTTATCGTTAACACGGACCGTTCTGCAGGTACCATGCTGTCGAACGAAATCTCGAAAGTGTACAAAGACGCCGGTCTGCCACAACCAATGAACGTTAAGTTCAACGGCTCTGCAGGTCAGTCATTCGGTGCGTTCCTAGCTAAGGGCGTGAAGTTCGAAGTTGAAGGTGATGCCAACGACTACTGGGGTAAAGGCTTATCTGGCGGTACGTTAGTACTTTACCCAGACGCGAAATCAAGCATTGTCGCAGAAGACAACATCGTGGTTGGTAACGTGTGTTTCTACGGTGCAACTTCGGGTGAGTCTTTCATCCGCGGTATGGCTGGTGAACGTTTCTGTGTTCGTAACTCAGGCGCCAAAGTAGTAGTAGAAGGCGTCGGTGACCACGGTTGTGAATACATGACGGGCGGTGCAGCAATTATCCTTGGTTCAACAGGTCGTAACTTTGCCGCAGGTATGAGTGGCGGCGTGGCTTACGTATGGGATAAATCAGGTGACTTTGAGTCGAAACTGAACCCAGAGCTAGTAGACCTAGATCCAATCGAGCAAGAAGACAGAGATCTATTACTCGACATGCTAACTAAGCATGTTCAATTCACAGGAAGTGAAGTCGCTCAGTCTTTCCTAGACAACTTTGAAGCAAGCCTAGCCTCTATGGTTAAGGTAATGCCGCGTGACTACAAAGCGGTTCTTCAAAAGCGTAAAGCTGAAGCACAGTCTCAAGGAAACGAAACTCAAGCGGAGGCCGTATAATGGGTAAGCCTACTGGATTTTTAGAGCATGGTCGTGAACTACCACAGAAGATCGACCCAGCAGAACGCATCAAGAACAACAAAGAGTTCGTTCTGAACGAGGAGTTTGGTGACAAGATCAATACTCAAGCTTCTCGTTGTATGGATTGTGGTGTGCCGTTTTGTCATAACGGCTGCCCTATCGGTAACATCATTCCAGAGTTTAACGATGCGGTTTATCGTGATAGCTGGGAAGAAGCTTGGAACATTCTGAGCTCAACCAATAACTTCCCAGAGTTCACTGGTCGTGTTTGCCCTGCTCCATGTGAAAGTGCTTGTGTACTTGGTATCAACCAAGATCCAATCACTATCTGTAATATCGAGAAAACCATCGTAGAAACGGCGTATCGTGAAGGGTACGCCAAACCAAAAACACCACGTTCTCGCACTGGCAAAACCGTTGCGATCATCGGTTCAGGTCCTGCTGGCCTTGCGGCTGCTGAGCAACTAAACAGCGCTGGTCATACTGTGACGGTATTCGAACGAGACGAGAAAGTAGGCGGTCTGCTACGTTTTGGTATCCCAGATTTCAAACTGGGTATGGATGTGATTGATCGTAAGATCAACTTGATGGCAGAAGCAGGTATTGAATTCAAAGTTAACCAACACGTTGGTGTTGATGTGAATGCCCAGCAACTTCGTCAAGAATTCGATGTGGTTCTACTAACGGGTGGTTCAACCGTTCCTCGTGATTTGCCCGTTCCGGGTCGTGAACTAAAAGGCGTCCATTTTGCAATGGAGTTCCTAGGTCAAAACAACCGTCGTGCCAATGATATGGATCTTAAGGGTGAAGAACTTCACGCTGCGGGTAAGCATGTTGTGGTGATCGGTGGTGGTGATACCGGCTCTGACTGTGTAGGTACATCAAACCGTCACGGTGCAGCAAGCATTACTCAGGTTGAGATCATGCCGATTCCGCCAGAAAAACGCCCAGCAAACATGCCGTGGCCACAGTATCCAATGATCATGCGCACATCGACTTCCCATGAAGAAGGCGTTGATCGTCACTGGAATATCCTAACCAAAGAGTTCATCGGCAATGAGCAAGGTGAAGTGACTGGTCTGCGTATTGCCGATATTGTTTGGGAAGAAGCGAAGCCAGGCGAGCGTCCAAACTTTAAAGAGGCCGAAGGCAGTGAGCGTGTGATCCCATGTGATATGGCATTTCTTGCTATGGGCTTCCTGCATCCGGAACCAACTGGTGTTCTTGCTCAACTGGACATCGCACTAGATGATCGCGGTAACGTAGCAACCCAAGGTTTTGCTACTAACCAAGAAGGCGTATTTGCTGCTGGTGATATGCGTACAGGCCAATCTCTGGTTGTTCGTTGTATCAATGAAGGCCGTGAATCAGCTCGTGCCATCGATGATTATTTGATGGGTGGCACAAACCTAGAAGCGAAAGCAGATTCATTAATGCTTTCAGCTTAAAGGGAGTGCTCTCGCTTCCTCTTTTTAAGTCATAAATCCAGCCATCAGTAGTATCGATGGCTGGTGATAAGAAAAGAAAACAGTTCCTTCCAATCTTTTTATTTTGACCAGCATTTTGTGCTGGTCTTTTTTATGCCTCACAGAATCAAATGTTACTTTTTTGTAACAATCAAATTCCTATCTAGCTGAATTTATTGAAATATTTTAGCCAATTAAATGGTAAATCGCATATTCACGTGATGATTCACTAATAACTTGACCTTTTTTACAATAAGCTATAGGTTGTGAAGTCGATGAAAATAAAACAACCATTTTTTGTTAAGATAATTGACGATTTTTATTGAATAAATATACGTAAAACCATAAAAGTGACGCATAGTTAGTCATCATTATCAACTTGAGCAGTGTTGATATATCTGTCGGACGACAGATAAGCAAAGGGAGAATTGCAATGGCTCTTTATGATCCAAGTCTTGAGAAAGACAACTGTGGATTTGGCTTAATCGCTCACATGGAAGGGGAGCAAAGTCACAAGCTGGTTCGAACAGCAATTTCTGCACTTGACCGCATGACCCACCGTGGTGGTATCGCCGCTGACGGCAAAACTGGTGATGGTTGTGGTCTTCTACTACAAAAACCCGATTCCTACTTACGCCTGATCGCTGAAGAAAACGGCTTTAATCTAGGCAAACAATATGCCGTGGGCATGATTTTTTTCAATCAAGACCCGGTTAAAGCTCAACACGCAAAAGACATCGTAAACAAAGAACTCGCCCAAGAAACTTTAACGATTGCAGGTTGGCGCGACGTCCCAACCAATTCAGAGGTTCTCGGCCCAATTGCTGCCGACTCACTTCCGAATATTCAGCAAGTCTTTATTTCTGCACCGGCAGGCTGGCGCGAGCGTGATATTGAACGCCGCCTTTACATTGCACGCCGTCGTATCGAGAAACAAATCACTGAAGATCCAGATTTCTACATCTGTAGCTTGTCGACACAAGTTCTGGTGTACAAAGGCTTGTGCATGCCTGCGGACTTACCGCGCTTCTATCTTGATCTTGCTGATCTACGCATGGAATCCGCTATCTGTCTGTTCCACCAGCGTTTTTCTACCAACACTCAACCGCGTTGGCCACTGGCTCAGCCATTCCGCTATCTAGCACATAACGGTGAGATCAACACCATCGAAGGGAATCGCCAATGGGCTAGAGCACGAGCTTATAAGTTCTCTTCCCCACTGCTGCCCGATTTACAAACGGCCGCACCTTTTGTCAACGAGACAGGCTCAGACTCTTCCAGCCTAGATAATATGTTGGATCTGTTCCTTTCTGGCGGGATGGATATCTTCCGTGCAATGCGCATGCTTGTGCCACCAGCATGGCAAAACCACCCAGACATGGACCCAGACCTGCGTGCTTTTTATGATTTCAACTCAAAGCATATGGAGCCATGGGATGGCCCAGCAGGGGTAGTACTATCAGATGGTCGTTACGCAGCATGTAACCTAGACCGCAACGGTCTACGTCCTGCGCGCTACGTGATTACTAAAGACAAATTCATTACCTTGGCTTCTGAAGTGGGGATTTGGAATTACGCACCAGATGAAGTCGCCGAAAAAGGCCGAGTTGGTCCGGGTGAGCTATTAGTTGTCGACACACGCAAAGGCAAGTTGTGGCAATCAAGTGAAATCGATAATGACCTGAAATCTCGCCATCCTTATCGTGAATGGATGGAAAATAACGTTCGCAAACTGACGCCATTTTCTCAGCTACCTGAAGATCAAGTCGGTGAACGCAGCTTTGATGAAGACGTACTTAGGACCTATCAAAAGCAATTCGCCATGAGCAATGAAGAAGTCGATCAAGTACTTCGAGTGCTCGGCGATATGGGCCAAGAAGCTGTTGGCTCTATGGGTGATGACACCCCGATGGCCGTCCTTTCTTCCAAAGAGCGTTTGGTAACGGATTATTTCCGTCAGAAGTTTGCTCAGGTAACTAACCCGCCAATCGATCCACTGCGTGAAAAGCACGTGATGTCACTGGCAACCAGTATTGGTCAGGAAATGAACGTCTTCTGTGAAACCGATGGCCACGCGTACCGAGTCACCTTCGATTCGCCAGTATTACTTTACTCAGACATGCAACAATTACTC from Vibrio hyugaensis includes:
- a CDS encoding glutamate synthase subunit beta, whose product is MGKPTGFLEHGRELPQKIDPAERIKNNKEFVLNEEFGDKINTQASRCMDCGVPFCHNGCPIGNIIPEFNDAVYRDSWEEAWNILSSTNNFPEFTGRVCPAPCESACVLGINQDPITICNIEKTIVETAYREGYAKPKTPRSRTGKTVAIIGSGPAGLAAAEQLNSAGHTVTVFERDEKVGGLLRFGIPDFKLGMDVIDRKINLMAEAGIEFKVNQHVGVDVNAQQLRQEFDVVLLTGGSTVPRDLPVPGRELKGVHFAMEFLGQNNRRANDMDLKGEELHAAGKHVVVIGGGDTGSDCVGTSNRHGAASITQVEIMPIPPEKRPANMPWPQYPMIMRTSTSHEEGVDRHWNILTKEFIGNEQGEVTGLRIADIVWEEAKPGERPNFKEAEGSERVIPCDMAFLAMGFLHPEPTGVLAQLDIALDDRGNVATQGFATNQEGVFAAGDMRTGQSLVVRCINEGRESARAIDDYLMGGTNLEAKADSLMLSA